The nucleotide sequence CGCCCGCATGACGCCTTACACTGGCCCTGACGCCGTCCCGGGAGCTCTTGACTACATGTCCTTCTCCACCGCCCTCTATGGGGAGAGTGACCTCTGAACCGTCAACCGTCGACCTGCCTTctgatacaaacacacaaatacacgtattcatacacacacacacagagctcgtGCACTATGAGAGTAAAAGTGGCTCTTCAGTGCTGATCTAGCACCAACAAGCAGAGCAAGCAGAACTGGTCCCAGATCAGCCCATCAGAGCAGCTTCCATCAGCACCACTCAATGACATTCCTTCATCTTTGTATCCTAATCAGCCCAGGTCCTTCCTGTGTGTCATATACAACTTCCTGTTCTTTCTCCAGCTGTGTTCATGAAGCCTGTCTTGCCTTTCTTAAGGGGTTGTCTCAAAGATGCAGCCTTCACATGCTTGTCAGAAGATCCTACTTCCTTCTGAAGTTGTATTCATTAGTTTGTCACATTGAAGGAAAGAATAGGAAGCAGGACAGGAAATCCTGATCCTTTTTTCTCTATGTAAATGTAGAATATGCAACGAACGGTTACAAATATACTGTACGTAAAGCATGTGGTAGGCAGCATCATGTCATCATTGTGACCTCTGACCCATGTGATACTGCACGACCATGTGCTACGATTGATCCACTTTTTTACACAGAGTAAATGCTTGTTGATGAGACTGTTTTTAAACGTTTTCTTGAGATGGTGAGTCAGACTTCATGAACGGATCTTCCCATTTCTGCTTCCAAGTGCAACATTAAAAAGCTCCCTCCCAGGAGGAatgatttctgtatttttacttcttattttgttggtttgttttttcctcttcatAAAGGAATAAagttaacatattttattatacagaacaaaaaaggtatttttcTTCACCTtaataaaaagctttaaaaatgatgaaaatttaaataaagaaacaatcACAGTtgcgtgtttgtgtttttaattgctTGTGTTGTTTGTGCTTAAGATAATGATTTATTTGAATgtagaaaggaaaggaaaatatTAAGAACATGCTTACAACTAATTTgaacatctattcattttattcacCCAATTATGTATATTTCAATTAAAGTTGCTATATATTTCCTAAAGAAACGTGAAAGTGTAGAAGAACATATAAGAAATCCTATATTTTCAGataatgtacaaaatgtatttcACTTAGCTGCAAAAATACATTGATAAGAGATATTGATGTGCTATATTGGCTCTGTGTGTTCTTTGACCTGTGACATACAGTACTAACAAACACCatgaaaataactaaattttCTAAGAAAAGGAAAAGATTTATTAATTTCAACTGCTTCGATTGTGACCATTTGTTTTCCATGTTAGCTGTCCTCACAGGAAAAGAGCATTATATCAACGTTTAGAGAGCACATTGGCATATACTGTAGAAATAGATGCTTTCAAATCTAACAGATAGGCACTAAAAGCCACAAAAGTCTTGTTTTGATTTCTtgagttttattatgtttttaggtTTGAAGCTCCTTGATAAATGTATTTAGAAATTTGATTTCTATGACAAAGATTAATTTTCATactataattgtaatataaagtTAAGAGAAAATTTGCTTTCAGTTGTAATTCTCACACACAGTAATTTAATATATATCCCTCATTTTTAAAGTGGaaccagtgacttatttcttagttctACACGGACGCAATATGATGCTGTACCATCGGGTTTACATGGCGGCGTCCTGTGAGCCATGTTGAATGATGTCCTACTGACTTTATTCTGGATAATGTGAAATTGTAGAATGAAATACTTGATCTAAACATGTGGAGTCAAGTTCGTAAACTCCAAAAGAACAGGACAGTGAAATATGGGATCCCGATGCTGGTGAGCGCTTTAAAATTTGTTTGTATTCAGGATGAGCTGTCATTCATTATCGTCAAGTGAAGAAATATTTAGATTAggtttaataaataatagtaaaatcaaGTCATTGATGtctaaacaatgaaaaaataaaacaaatataggATAGAGTGacaagaaatattatatattttcagaaaattcaGTCCTAGGTTCCAGATTTTGACAcgcattgtttgttttattgttattgttgataATGATGACATCACAATCTTTCGATGTGGAATATATTTTACAAGTTGTCTTTTTCTATGTTAAACACTGTTGTCaactttgtgcttttgtaaaatcaaTAATTTAGCCAGCTCATAATGAGACAGCCTAGTGCTCATATTTCTGCTCGTGTAATGTTTGTTTGAAGCTGCTGGTTGTGGGAGGGTCGTTTGGATTGAGAGAATTCACTCAGATTAGATATGATGCACAGAAGATCAAAAAGAAGGTATGTAAATCTTAATAGACTAAAATATATCATCATGTAATCTTTTCATGTACATGCCAAGTGTTAGAACTTGTCAGAACTTCAGCCAGAACCCATTTATGCTGTACAATAAAACATTATCAtagttaatttcttttttaattaatttttctttgtttgttttagctGGACCCTGCACTGGAAGCACGGGTGAACAATAAAAAACAGTCAGCCATCCTTCAGGAAGAGTATGAGGTGATGAGAGAATGAGTGATGAATAGATGAAgaatctgtatgtgtgtatgtgtgtgtgtgtgtgtgtgtgtgtgtgtgtgtgtgtgtgtgtactaataTTTTATAGTGCTATGTTTTATAGAGCCATCTGCTGTTTTGCTGTGGATTGGAAGTTACATATACTCGCTAGTGAGGTTGTGGTAGCCTAATTGTTAAGCATCTGGCTTGTTAAATGCAGTCAGTGCAGTTTTGTTCCTGACACAGGGTGACTCAGGAACTATAATCGCAATTATGTTATACAGTTTGTTGAGCAGGACACGTGTCACTAGGTTTCTCCAGGGAGACTGACCCTGTAATTAACGTGCTGGAAGTTATTTCGGATGGAAAATGTCTACTTACGTTAACCGTTTAGTCTTAACAGCACGGCAAAAACAGACCGTCATTATACTGCAATGGTGATTCTCTTTgactttaaaaactttatttttagccATACTGCCATTATAAGAAGTTACAATGCCATTAAATCTGACCTTCTGCTATAGTAGTAGAGCAGAAAGTAGTAGACAAGTGTCCTCAAGTGGAACCGGGGAAATTTAGTCAAGAAACCACTTTACAGCTGTTCATTAGATGATAAAtattaaagtgccccattatggatttttgaaaattacctttcatgcagagGGTAACAAAGCTCTGTGTGAATGAAAACACACTGCAAAGTTTTACATCTTGAGGTGCACcttgtataaagttattgtttcTTAAATAAAAGAGTCGACTCTGTATCATTGaaacaagtcatttttaaaacgaatcccaagccGTTGCATGTGGACGTCAACATAAAACATTAGCACATCACGTGCTGTTCCTTTTGcgttgatttgaatgaaaatgtaaaaaatagctGTTTCCCCCATAATGCTGTACACAAAGCATCATGATGAAATGGAAATGAGACTGATTGGACCAATTGCCGCAGATAAGCACCACGCAAAGGAaaggtttggaaaaatgaatcgttaaatgaataatttgggagtcattgagcaaataagaaaaaaaaacatattgtaagACAATGAAATTGTTTTATGACCTTGCATGTATGTCAatctgttgttggggactcccaaaaccaaaatatgaaccatTCATTGCCCATGATAGGGCCACTTTAACTCATGCTTCAtcctaattgttttattttagatcTTACATTGACTCCAACATgaatcataaaacaaataaacggCCTGCTCTAGCTGACTCATTTTTGTTAACTAAGTACACTACTGTTAGTTAGTTGAtcaacagcaaagacatttataacattacaaaatatttatatttcaaataaatgctgctcttttgaacttgtagtcatcaaagaatcaaaaaaaaaaaaagctatcatggtttccacacaaATGTTgaacagcataactgttttcaaagttcataataataagaaatgttttttgagcatcaaaacagcatattagaatgatatctgaagataatgtgacactgaaaactggagtaatgatgctgaaaattcagctttgccatcacaggaataaattaattttagaaatatattcacAACTTaaccatttttactgtatttattatcaaataaatgcagattttgtGACAATTTTTTTCAACAACATTATTGAACATGCCTTAGCATTCAGGCCATTTATTAAATTAGCAACAACTTGATTAGTCATtcaatgcattttctgtaaatttcTATGTAGCTTTTTGAGAACTGGCATTTGCCATTACATTGCTGGATATGTTTGATAGTGCATTTGATTGGTGGCTTTGAAAAAATACTAATTGAATATAATGTAATCTCTTTTGTTTCTATAGAAATTGAAGGATTTGGATTTGGATGGATGGAAAAACATTCGTGGCCCACGTCCCTGGGAGGATTCAAAGGAGCAGCAGCAAGCTCAACTCAATAAAGGCACATAGAACTCGAAAACCTTAAACTCCCACCGCTGGTCCAAAAGATGTAAGACTCTCATAAAAACAGTGAAGTGTATGGTTGGCTTCTCACCATATAATAAATTAGCacatcttattttattatatctaGATGATCTCTCTCTCCAGTGTCTTTGATGCTCCCACTTTTTTATAGAATCAGTAAGGTTACAAACCTTATTTTGTCTGTGTCACCATGTCAGTTTGCCTTCATACAGCACTCACACAATAACTTAGTGTGATTATAAAATCAAACGCTAAAATGTATTCAAGTATATAGTCTCTTGTGCAATGAAGAGTGTTTTCAGCGCCTCAATTCACACTAAATGCTGCTTCACAAACTCCATCTCTGTATGTTCGGTGAGCTTAATGGGGAGCTGAGTGGGTGCTAGGTTCACTTTTACACATTCACACAATTTCCAACATTTCTGTGGATAGAACTTTACATCATTTCACTCGTGGtatctgccaaaataaaagcttgaagattttaacatttgacatttaagaatttaagacataaatgttagtattgtaccttgtaaaaaagaaaagaaaagaaaaaaatattatacctTTAATgatcaaatattcatttaattattttacaggaCAGTTGTAATTTAAAACCATAATGTAGTTATGTCTTCATTTttgtaaaaagactttaaaacAATCACTTGCAAGCCATGTGCACCATTAACCAGCATCAGAAAAGCATGAACATGTGAATGGGCCACCTTGTGCATTGCTGCTCTGTCTTGAGTCCATTAAAGTCTGTTGTAAATGTGTATCCCCAtgtatttgaatgaatgaatctatTTCCATAGTCTCAGCCGTGGCCCATTTACCTCCTTTCCTTTCGCATTAATTTGCGAGAAAACAGGTTTGGAAACGTGCTTATT is from Carassius auratus strain Wakin chromosome 13, ASM336829v1, whole genome shotgun sequence and encodes:
- the LOC113112488 gene encoding cytochrome c oxidase assembly protein COX16 homolog, mitochondrial: MWSQVRKLQKNRTVKYGIPMLLLVVGGSFGLREFTQIRYDAQKIKKKLDPALEARVNNKKQSAILQEEYEKLKDLDLDGWKNIRGPRPWEDSKEQQQAQLNKGT